A single window of Pontibacillus chungwhensis DNA harbors:
- a CDS encoding DUF4367 domain-containing protein codes for MKNKFKDEMQNVKIPRDKIQQRVTLGVDQAEETMKHKKNKKKPKWMMNIAASVILIGSTFALGGSYITEAAGTIIGQMFGSEKEFTENFPEESDNLSGIERYFELIEEQLTAEEFADFKVLMKEKAEILSKIDSENRTTSTAEEEEKLGEIRENLLPYKDRIIALTTHTVKEAQQMVSYPIYRPSYVPKGYELESEEARTDTLNVGEDPVVSFRYGGGPNGLGFDTSTHKLSDNKGELGSYEHINSYTLKGFNFEFAYSDDSNVQGMRVTIPEEEYEITMNADILSKEEMEKILLSMIEQ; via the coding sequence GTGAAAAATAAATTTAAAGATGAGATGCAAAATGTAAAAATCCCTAGAGACAAGATTCAACAAAGGGTTACATTAGGGGTAGATCAAGCTGAAGAGACCATGAAACATAAAAAGAATAAGAAAAAACCTAAGTGGATGATGAACATAGCTGCTTCTGTCATTTTAATTGGATCAACGTTCGCTTTGGGTGGCTCCTACATAACAGAAGCTGCTGGTACGATCATCGGACAAATGTTTGGTTCGGAAAAAGAATTTACTGAGAATTTTCCTGAAGAAAGTGACAACTTATCAGGAATAGAACGATACTTTGAATTGATTGAAGAGCAACTTACGGCAGAAGAATTTGCAGATTTTAAGGTGTTGATGAAAGAAAAAGCAGAAATCTTGTCTAAAATAGATTCAGAAAATAGGACAACCTCCACTGCTGAAGAGGAGGAGAAGTTAGGGGAAATACGAGAAAACCTCTTGCCTTATAAAGATCGAATCATTGCGCTTACAACCCACACAGTAAAAGAAGCACAACAAATGGTGAGCTATCCTATTTATAGACCATCATACGTACCAAAAGGCTATGAATTGGAATCTGAAGAAGCAAGGACAGACACATTGAACGTTGGGGAAGATCCTGTTGTTTCATTTAGATATGGGGGAGGACCAAACGGACTAGGGTTTGATACCAGTACCCATAAGTTAAGTGATAATAAAGGTGAATTAGGAAGTTATGAACATATCAATTCTTACACATTAAAGGGTTTCAATTTTGAATTCGCCTATTCTGATGATAGCAATGTTCAAGGAATGAGAGTAACAATACCAGAAGAAGAATACGAGATTACCATGAATGCAGATATTTTGTCGAAAGAGGAAATGGAAAAAATTCTGCTATCAATGATTGAACAATAA
- a CDS encoding GNAT family N-acetyltransferase → MRIREIETSDAEGLATLTQQVEGSSQFMLWEKGERMIGTDSQLKMIERMKNNENSTILVAEDETRLVGYLLVMGGNAKRNKHAAAIVVGILEGYRGKGIGTQLFKELEQWASKHRLRRLELTVITRNEAGLSLYKKMGFEIEGVKKDSLRIDGEYVDEYYMAKIL, encoded by the coding sequence ATGAGGATAAGAGAAATCGAAACGTCTGATGCAGAAGGTTTAGCCACACTCACACAACAGGTGGAAGGAAGCTCTCAATTCATGCTTTGGGAAAAAGGCGAAAGAATGATTGGTACAGACAGTCAGCTAAAGATGATTGAGCGTATGAAGAACAATGAAAACTCTACGATCTTGGTGGCTGAAGATGAGACTAGATTAGTTGGGTATTTGCTCGTGATGGGCGGGAATGCCAAGCGAAATAAGCACGCTGCTGCTATTGTGGTTGGAATCCTTGAAGGGTATAGAGGCAAAGGCATTGGGACTCAGTTATTCAAAGAACTAGAACAATGGGCATCAAAGCATCGTCTGCGTCGATTAGAGTTAACGGTCATCACGCGCAACGAAGCGGGTTTGTCCCTGTATAAAAAGATGGGGTTTGAAATAGAAGGGGTTAAAAAGGATTCGTTAAGGATTGACGGGGAATACGTTGATGAATACTATATGGCGAAAATTCTATAG
- a CDS encoding GNAT family N-acetyltransferase has translation MRKVHVHVRDLDYTNKEIVRKVKVKPGQEQFIETVDECLQEAATYHQWHPVAIYADGRVVGFAMYGSFGANKDTWIDRIIIDEQEQGKGLGKKAMRELMDIVPNEYGVSVLYLSIIEENKVARRLYESLGFEYIHEKDPNGELIFKWEKGDWGF, from the coding sequence ATGAGGAAAGTGCATGTGCATGTTCGTGATCTAGATTATACGAATAAGGAGATCGTAAGAAAAGTAAAGGTGAAGCCCGGGCAAGAGCAATTCATTGAAACGGTGGATGAATGTTTACAAGAAGCAGCCACCTATCACCAGTGGCATCCGGTCGCGATTTATGCCGATGGTCGTGTGGTTGGGTTTGCGATGTATGGATCTTTTGGGGCGAACAAAGATACGTGGATCGACCGCATCATTATAGACGAACAAGAGCAAGGAAAAGGGCTAGGGAAAAAAGCGATGAGGGAACTGATGGATATTGTTCCGAATGAGTACGGGGTGAGTGTGCTCTACTTAAGCATTATTGAAGAGAATAAGGTGGCCCGGCGGTTGTATGAGAGTCTTGGTTTCGAATACATACATGAAAAAGACCCGAATGGAGAGTTGATCTTTAAATGGGAGAAAGGGGATTGGGGTTTCTGA
- a CDS encoding alpha/beta hydrolase family protein, protein MKHVMENDKYSGLKKVEVVDDYLDVTFPMLVLYPTETPEKEEKIGPYLVDVSLDAKLEDERYPLVVISHGTGGTPLVYRHLARDLAKRGFIVAMPEHPFNNVKDNQLERTTKLLRSRPKNITQVIDWFDHSDSFKDHINFEDISIIGHSMGGYTAIAVTGGTPTTLPWETGNETPERIDVDVDERIKKVILFAPALGWFRNEGALEKVNVPIFIMTGERDEITPSFHAEILLNGVINREKIVHKVFENAGHFSFLSPFPPEMKVTSFPPSQDPEGFNRELFQQELAADVLSFLLS, encoded by the coding sequence GTGAAACACGTTATGGAAAACGATAAGTATTCAGGTTTGAAGAAGGTAGAGGTTGTAGATGATTATTTAGATGTAACCTTCCCGATGTTAGTTTTGTACCCAACGGAAACGCCTGAAAAAGAAGAAAAGATAGGCCCCTATCTAGTAGACGTTTCACTTGATGCAAAACTAGAAGATGAAAGGTATCCGCTAGTTGTTATCTCTCATGGTACAGGGGGGACTCCGCTTGTTTATAGACATTTAGCTAGGGATTTAGCTAAAAGGGGATTTATAGTAGCCATGCCGGAGCATCCATTTAACAATGTAAAAGACAACCAGTTAGAGCGTACGACAAAATTATTAAGAAGCAGACCTAAAAATATCACACAAGTCATTGACTGGTTTGATCATAGCGATTCATTTAAAGATCATATTAACTTTGAAGACATTTCGATAATTGGACACTCAATGGGTGGTTATACCGCAATAGCGGTGACCGGGGGAACGCCAACAACGCTTCCATGGGAAACGGGGAATGAAACACCTGAAAGAATTGATGTAGACGTTGACGAACGAATTAAGAAAGTAATTTTATTTGCACCTGCTCTAGGGTGGTTCAGAAACGAAGGGGCCCTTGAAAAAGTTAATGTACCCATTTTCATCATGACAGGGGAAAGAGATGAGATCACTCCTTCTTTTCATGCTGAAATTTTATTAAATGGGGTAATAAATCGTGAAAAAATTGTGCACAAGGTGTTCGAAAACGCTGGTCACTTTTCCTTCTTGAGTCCTTTTCCACCAGAGATGAAAGTCACCTCATTCCCACCTTCCCAAGACCCTGAAGGCTTTAATAGAGAGCTCTTTCAGCAAGAGCTAGCAGCTGATGTTTTATCTTTCTTATTAAGCTAG
- a CDS encoding VOC family protein, with amino-acid sequence MSTSFIEQVHYIRIPVKDLEESIQWYRDVLGLQLVSITEDPFAIFKVNDGPFLLTLVPTDDETFVHFTIHNESAFSIGFTSPDLLNFHHHLLKNQVRVEEIQEEKGHAYFHFYDPSGNQLQVHW; translated from the coding sequence ATGAGCACTTCATTTATTGAACAAGTTCATTACATAAGAATTCCCGTGAAAGATTTAGAGGAGTCAATCCAATGGTACAGGGATGTGTTGGGGCTTCAATTGGTAAGCATTACGGAAGATCCATTTGCCATTTTTAAAGTAAATGACGGACCTTTTTTACTTACTTTAGTTCCAACGGACGATGAAACCTTTGTCCACTTTACCATTCATAATGAATCCGCTTTTAGTATCGGCTTTACGAGCCCTGACCTATTGAACTTTCATCACCACTTACTCAAGAATCAAGTAAGAGTCGAGGAGATTCAAGAAGAGAAGGGTCATGCGTATTTCCACTTTTACGATCCGAGTGGGAATCAGCTTCAGGTGCACTGGTGA
- a CDS encoding DUF421 domain-containing protein translates to MFPLSFSELTLRLLIAFFVLILLTRIMGRKEIGQMTFFNFVSAISLGTIGASLAIDKTFSIAYGLYALVVWAILTIVMGYLDIKSKKLRLVLDGDPIILIKDGKVMDEEMRKARIDLDVLKAMLRKKNAFSISEVDYAILETDGKISVSKKEANQPLTKKGLASGAITSPVFPTTTEIISDGKVLHKNLDKLHVTDSWLEQQLQQAGVNKLSDVFYAEVQKDGTLYIDQVKDS, encoded by the coding sequence GTGTTTCCATTGTCATTCAGCGAACTGACCTTAAGGCTTCTGATCGCTTTCTTTGTGCTGATTCTCCTAACGAGAATCATGGGGCGCAAGGAAATCGGGCAGATGACCTTCTTTAATTTTGTATCTGCGATTTCATTAGGAACCATTGGCGCGAGCCTTGCGATCGACAAGACGTTTAGCATCGCCTACGGACTCTATGCTTTGGTCGTTTGGGCTATTTTAACGATTGTAATGGGATATCTCGACATCAAATCGAAGAAACTGCGCCTCGTATTGGACGGGGATCCGATCATTTTGATTAAAGACGGTAAAGTTATGGACGAAGAGATGAGGAAAGCACGGATTGACCTTGATGTTTTAAAAGCGATGCTTCGGAAGAAAAATGCCTTTTCTATCTCAGAAGTGGATTATGCTATTTTGGAGACAGATGGCAAGATTTCTGTATCAAAGAAAGAAGCGAACCAGCCCTTAACGAAAAAGGGACTAGCCTCTGGAGCGATTACATCGCCGGTCTTTCCAACGACGACAGAAATTATATCTGACGGCAAAGTGCTTCATAAGAACCTCGATAAATTACACGTTACCGACAGCTGGCTTGAGCAGCAGCTTCAGCAAGCAGGAGTGAATAAACTATCTGACGTCTTCTATGCAGAAGTTCAAAAGGACGGAACGCTCTACATCGATCAGGTAAAAGACTCATAA
- a CDS encoding STAS domain-containing protein encodes MNDKKVERAISSTILEQKERLVQEAALPNDIGGDIADQLMDWRRQLINAYAESVTQGADGVIDELEEWSKHVSERLVELMLPLDIALDEISKYREVIGTLIKEEAELQQFSIADFYQLVTNFNNAVDQAVQLVSRSYMEDYKDTIQKAHYAINELSIPMVRITEEVGVIPIVGEIDTYRAQLLMDNALKQGEEFRLTTVIIDLSGVSIIDTMVAHQLFKVIHSLELIGVRGVLSGIRPDIAQTMVNLGINMKTVDTFSSLHKAIGSIH; translated from the coding sequence ATGAACGATAAAAAGGTAGAGAGGGCAATATCTTCTACGATCTTAGAGCAGAAAGAAAGGCTGGTTCAAGAGGCTGCTTTACCAAACGACATAGGCGGAGATATTGCTGATCAGTTAATGGATTGGAGACGCCAGTTAATAAATGCCTATGCAGAGTCGGTCACACAAGGTGCAGATGGTGTCATCGATGAACTCGAAGAATGGAGCAAACATGTCTCTGAGAGACTTGTAGAGTTAATGCTGCCACTAGACATAGCTTTGGATGAAATTAGTAAATATCGAGAAGTTATAGGTACCCTTATTAAAGAGGAAGCTGAATTACAACAGTTTTCTATAGCTGATTTTTATCAATTGGTTACAAATTTTAACAACGCAGTGGATCAAGCCGTGCAATTGGTGAGCCGTTCTTATATGGAAGATTATAAAGATACGATTCAAAAAGCGCACTATGCGATAAATGAACTTTCCATTCCGATGGTACGCATTACTGAAGAGGTGGGTGTGATCCCTATAGTCGGTGAGATCGACACCTATCGAGCCCAGCTTCTGATGGATAATGCCCTTAAACAAGGTGAGGAATTTAGGTTAACAACAGTCATTATCGATTTATCTGGAGTCAGTATAATCGATACGATGGTTGCTCACCAATTGTTTAAAGTGATTCATTCCTTAGAATTAATCGGAGTTCGTGGTGTGCTAAGTGGAATCCGTCCAGATATCGCTCAAACGATGGTGAATTTGGGGATAAATATGAAGACGGTTGATACGTTCAGCAGTCTTCATAAAGCGATTGGTTCCATTCATTAA
- a CDS encoding ATP-binding cassette domain-containing protein, whose protein sequence is MTGNILIRNMTFQYESMLEPIFKDVNVNIHENWRLGLVGRNGRGKTTFFKILRGLVDYEGEVETTLEFTYFPVYPDASSEEMALEVLQKQNPHRELWEIERELSYMNLPAEILYKPFRVLSGGEQTKLLLIELFLNENAFPLIDEPTNNLDLNGRRVVGQYLKNKKGYIVVSHDEAFLNHFVDHILAINKESIDLIKGDVETWKAEKELADERSEEQNAQLKNEIKRLNTVSNRVNTWGNKRESSTHDSTERRLAAKQMKRAKAIKKRTDEKVEEKKRLIRNTEEVEGLKMKVKEPRKRLLYLRHFSILQDGFPLFEDLNVEVFPNERLFIEGKNGVGKSTLLHFLTAQEGFETTGEWEVNLPENLSILDQKNQGAFDYVSYVQSLTAEEKEDFWHLLHQLGMKRARFSNLPTNHQWSAGEMKKIFLSQALLGENALFVWDEVTNSLDLHVIQQLVESILHYGPTMIAVDHNESFVEAVSTKKIELVKVE, encoded by the coding sequence ATGACCGGAAATATTCTTATACGAAATATGACGTTTCAGTACGAGTCCATGCTCGAACCAATCTTTAAAGATGTGAATGTGAATATCCATGAGAACTGGAGACTAGGGCTTGTAGGCCGGAATGGGAGGGGGAAGACGACGTTCTTTAAAATCCTCCGAGGTCTGGTCGACTATGAGGGGGAGGTAGAGACGACGCTTGAATTTACCTATTTCCCTGTTTACCCTGATGCTTCTTCTGAGGAAATGGCGCTTGAGGTCTTGCAGAAACAGAATCCACACAGAGAACTCTGGGAGATTGAACGGGAGTTATCCTATATGAACTTGCCGGCTGAGATTCTGTATAAGCCGTTTCGAGTGCTAAGCGGAGGCGAGCAAACGAAGCTTCTTTTGATCGAGCTTTTCTTAAACGAGAATGCGTTCCCGTTAATTGATGAGCCGACCAACAATCTAGACCTAAACGGCAGGCGCGTCGTGGGCCAGTATTTAAAGAATAAGAAGGGGTACATTGTGGTCAGTCACGATGAAGCGTTCTTAAATCATTTCGTGGATCACATTCTTGCGATCAACAAGGAGTCAATCGATCTGATCAAGGGGGATGTAGAGACATGGAAGGCGGAGAAAGAGCTGGCTGACGAGCGTTCGGAGGAACAGAATGCTCAGTTGAAAAATGAGATTAAACGCTTAAACACCGTGTCGAACCGGGTGAATACGTGGGGTAACAAACGAGAGAGCAGCACCCATGATTCCACAGAGAGGCGGCTCGCGGCGAAGCAGATGAAGCGGGCGAAGGCCATTAAGAAGAGGACCGATGAAAAGGTGGAAGAGAAAAAGCGTCTGATTCGGAACACAGAAGAAGTGGAGGGGCTGAAGATGAAAGTGAAAGAGCCTCGAAAGCGCCTCTTATATCTTCGTCATTTCTCTATTTTGCAGGACGGTTTTCCATTATTTGAAGACCTCAATGTCGAAGTGTTTCCAAATGAACGTCTCTTTATAGAAGGGAAGAACGGAGTGGGGAAATCGACGCTCTTGCATTTTCTGACCGCACAGGAAGGGTTCGAAACAACAGGGGAGTGGGAGGTCAATCTTCCGGAGAATCTCTCCATCCTCGATCAGAAGAACCAAGGAGCCTTTGATTACGTTTCCTACGTCCAATCGTTAACAGCTGAAGAGAAAGAAGACTTCTGGCATCTTTTGCATCAATTAGGCATGAAGCGAGCCCGTTTCTCTAATCTGCCCACCAATCATCAGTGGAGTGCGGGAGAGATGAAGAAAATCTTTCTGTCCCAGGCTTTGTTAGGGGAAAATGCGCTGTTTGTATGGGATGAGGTGACAAACAGCCTCGATCTCCATGTGATTCAACAGCTGGTGGAGTCGATTTTGCACTATGGCCCGACCATGATTGCCGTTGATCACAATGAATCTTTTGTTGAAGCGGTGTCGACTAAAAAGATCGAATTGGTAAAGGTTGAGTGA
- a CDS encoding TetR/AcrR family transcriptional regulator, whose translation MPNPTFFNLAEEKRRELIRAAYQEFSRAPFAEALIANIVKSAGISRGSFYQYFEDKEDLYFYLLNKHAEKSKERFYKSLKERDGDLMEAFVDMFQQMLEKFDNAEYRGFFQNTFLNMNHRIENTFTRSFDEGKYHAELVEISEQVDREKINFSSDKEFIHMVNMTRAITFRHMMKHFANQESSKEEAIEDYRFDIELLKRGFSK comes from the coding sequence ATGCCTAATCCTACTTTTTTTAATCTTGCTGAAGAGAAGCGTCGTGAATTAATTCGAGCTGCTTACCAGGAGTTCTCGCGAGCACCTTTTGCTGAGGCGTTAATCGCCAATATCGTAAAGAGTGCGGGGATCTCGAGGGGGAGCTTTTATCAATATTTCGAAGATAAAGAAGATCTTTACTTCTATCTTCTCAATAAGCATGCTGAGAAGAGCAAGGAGCGCTTTTATAAAAGCTTAAAGGAACGTGATGGTGATCTGATGGAGGCGTTTGTGGATATGTTCCAGCAAATGCTTGAGAAGTTCGATAATGCGGAATACCGCGGATTTTTCCAGAACACGTTCTTGAACATGAATCACCGAATCGAGAATACGTTTACTCGGTCCTTCGATGAAGGGAAGTACCATGCTGAGCTTGTTGAGATCAGTGAGCAGGTCGACCGGGAAAAAATCAATTTCTCATCAGATAAAGAGTTTATCCATATGGTCAACATGACGAGGGCGATTACTTTCAGACACATGATGAAGCATTTTGCTAACCAAGAAAGTTCGAAGGAAGAGGCTATTGAGGACTACCGTTTTGATATCGAATTGTTGAAGCGGGGATTTAGCAAATAA
- a CDS encoding GNAT family N-acetyltransferase gives MVKLHLEKLQENDFDKYYRLVSDEKVMAQITERATPLEEAKENFKKLMDRNKKHVIIGSYKVVDALTSEFIGLGYLTLSEEVAHEGEIGYMLLPAQWGKGYGTAIAERLIDLSKQANLRRLIATIDPENLASRKILLHHKFVSEKLCEMDGLPAEVLRKEL, from the coding sequence ATAGTGAAATTACATTTAGAAAAGCTGCAGGAAAACGATTTTGACAAGTATTATCGTTTGGTTTCAGATGAGAAGGTAATGGCCCAAATTACGGAGAGAGCGACGCCTCTTGAAGAAGCCAAGGAGAACTTTAAGAAGTTAATGGATCGTAATAAGAAGCATGTTATTATAGGGTCTTACAAAGTTGTTGATGCACTTACAAGCGAATTCATTGGTCTTGGATACTTGACCTTAAGTGAAGAGGTAGCTCATGAAGGTGAAATTGGATACATGCTATTGCCTGCGCAGTGGGGAAAAGGATATGGCACAGCAATCGCTGAAAGGTTAATCGATTTATCAAAACAAGCCAATCTCAGAAGGCTTATCGCAACCATTGATCCAGAGAACCTGGCTTCAAGAAAGATCTTACTCCATCACAAGTTTGTTTCTGAGAAACTTTGTGAAATGGATGGTTTACCTGCTGAAGTTTTACGTAAGGAATTGTAA
- a CDS encoding DUF2500 domain-containing protein, which yields MGTGINQGPSDLIFSIGPYFIAIVFIIVIGGILFAIFSSVKQWSYNNKQPVLAVNAKVIGKRTEVKRRGSAGDDHGSRTRTYYYTTFEVESGDRMELPMDGREQGLLAEGDIGTLTFQGTRFKGFDRMAG from the coding sequence TTGGGAACAGGAATCAACCAAGGGCCATCAGATCTTATATTTTCAATCGGGCCTTATTTTATCGCGATTGTATTTATTATTGTAATCGGCGGCATCCTCTTTGCCATTTTCTCTTCTGTGAAACAGTGGAGTTACAACAACAAACAACCGGTCTTGGCCGTGAATGCGAAAGTGATTGGAAAGAGAACGGAAGTAAAAAGACGAGGCAGCGCTGGGGATGACCACGGTTCTAGGACGCGTACATACTATTACACCACGTTTGAAGTCGAGAGCGGGGACCGCATGGAGCTCCCAATGGATGGGCGCGAGCAGGGCCTATTAGCAGAAGGAGATATCGGAACCCTCACTTTTCAGGGGACCCGGTTTAAAGGATTTGACCGCATGGCGGGCTGA
- a CDS encoding YesK family protein gives MSYLFMTGIITASLLGISLIFRKNNSKLHYIISPLFIMVSVVLLLISFLVGGWEGLGIGAISLSILIASVISSIVMGALVVLKRN, from the coding sequence ATGTCCTACTTATTCATGACAGGGATTATTACCGCTAGTTTACTAGGCATTTCTTTGATATTTAGAAAGAATAACTCCAAACTCCACTATATCATCTCACCACTATTCATAATGGTAAGTGTTGTATTATTACTGATCAGTTTCCTTGTAGGAGGGTGGGAAGGATTAGGGATTGGAGCTATAAGTCTTTCAATTTTGATTGCCTCGGTTATCTCTTCTATTGTTATGGGGGCCTTAGTTGTATTGAAAAGAAATTAA
- a CDS encoding DHA2 family efflux MFS transporter permease subunit gives MAEATQEKVTQEEEQQPSYNRTALVAVLLVSAFVAVLNQTLLNTALPSIMNSLDVTYSTAQWLMTGFMLVNGVMIPVTAFLIEKFTTRKLFFTAMGLFTLGTLIAALAPSFPVLLMGRLVQAGGAGIMMPLMQTVLLMVFPIEKRGAAMGMAGLVIAFGPAIGPTLSGYLVENYSWRLPFIVILPIAAASIIFGMFALKNVTKQSNPRIDILSVILSTFGFGGLLYGLSSAGNKGWDSPIVYISLIVGALSLTAFITRQFRLEKPILEFRVFKHKIFAIAASTTMIVMMAMIGAELLLPIYIQDMRGFTALESGLLLLPGAIVMGIMSPIAGRLFDKFGARWLGVIGLTIVTVTTYQFTNLTATTSYTFILVIYAIRMMGISLVMMPVSTAGLNQLPKRIIAHGTAMNNTMRTVAGSIGTALLVTVMTNASKAYEPNMQEYANASAEQAKGLIARDAAIHGMNVAFWVATGIAFVGIILSLFLQNKAPNREE, from the coding sequence ATGGCAGAGGCGACTCAGGAAAAGGTTACACAAGAGGAAGAACAACAACCAAGCTACAACCGAACCGCCCTTGTGGCTGTGCTGTTAGTCAGTGCGTTCGTGGCTGTATTAAACCAGACACTGCTTAATACCGCATTGCCGAGTATTATGAACAGCTTAGACGTTACGTACAGCACCGCCCAGTGGCTGATGACTGGGTTTATGCTCGTTAACGGGGTAATGATCCCAGTTACAGCGTTTTTAATTGAGAAATTTACAACACGGAAATTATTCTTCACGGCGATGGGGTTATTCACACTTGGTACGCTCATTGCTGCGCTTGCACCAAGCTTTCCGGTCCTATTGATGGGACGCTTAGTGCAAGCCGGCGGGGCTGGTATTATGATGCCTCTTATGCAGACCGTGTTATTAATGGTCTTCCCGATCGAAAAGCGCGGAGCTGCGATGGGAATGGCCGGACTTGTTATTGCGTTTGGTCCAGCGATTGGGCCAACATTATCCGGTTATCTTGTCGAGAACTATTCATGGCGCTTGCCGTTTATCGTGATCTTACCAATCGCAGCAGCGTCGATTATCTTCGGGATGTTCGCCCTGAAGAACGTTACGAAACAATCCAATCCACGCATTGATATCCTTTCTGTTATTCTGTCCACGTTTGGTTTCGGTGGGCTGCTCTATGGGCTGAGCAGCGCCGGAAACAAAGGGTGGGATAGCCCGATTGTGTATATCAGTCTTATTGTAGGTGCCCTTTCGTTAACGGCATTTATTACGAGACAGTTCAGACTTGAAAAACCAATCTTAGAATTCCGCGTCTTCAAGCATAAGATCTTCGCCATTGCAGCGAGTACGACGATGATTGTGATGATGGCGATGATCGGTGCGGAGCTATTGTTGCCGATCTATATTCAAGATATGCGCGGATTCACAGCGCTTGAGTCAGGGCTCTTGCTCTTACCAGGTGCGATTGTAATGGGGATTATGTCGCCGATTGCCGGTCGTTTATTTGATAAATTCGGTGCGCGCTGGCTGGGCGTGATCGGACTCACGATCGTAACGGTGACAACCTATCAGTTTACCAATCTGACAGCAACGACGTCTTACACGTTCATCCTCGTGATCTATGCGATCCGCATGATGGGGATTTCCCTTGTGATGATGCCTGTTTCAACAGCCGGTTTAAACCAGCTGCCAAAACGCATTATCGCTCACGGTACCGCGATGAACAACACGATGAGAACCGTAGCCGGATCAATCGGTACGGCACTTCTTGTTACTGTAATGACGAATGCGTCAAAAGCGTATGAACCGAACATGCAAGAATACGCAAATGCCTCAGCTGAACAGGCCAAAGGCTTAATCGCACGAGATGCCGCCATTCACGGCATGAACGTAGCCTTTTGGGTAGCGACAGGGATTGCGTTTGTAGGGATCATTCTTTCTCTATTCTTGCAAAATAAAGCTCCGAACCGAGAGGAGTAA
- a CDS encoding DUF4440 domain-containing protein, giving the protein MNNQKSLQDHLHSLENALLQADVRKSSEQLSALLADDFIEYSSTGKIYDKENILTRLPGEDDPGIVMRDFKVKSLSSTSALATFKVFIESTQKHSLRSSVWTLNNGQWQMTFHQGTVTDLYE; this is encoded by the coding sequence TTGAACAATCAAAAATCCTTACAAGACCATTTGCATTCATTAGAAAACGCACTCCTTCAGGCAGATGTTCGTAAGTCTTCTGAGCAATTAAGTGCGTTACTCGCTGACGACTTTATCGAATATTCCAGCACGGGGAAGATCTACGATAAAGAAAATATCTTAACACGCTTACCGGGAGAAGATGATCCAGGCATTGTCATGCGTGACTTTAAGGTGAAGTCCCTATCCTCAACATCAGCCCTTGCAACGTTTAAGGTGTTTATCGAAAGCACGCAGAAGCATTCCCTGCGGAGCTCAGTCTGGACACTTAACAATGGACAGTGGCAAATGACGTTTCATCAAGGGACTGTCACGGATCTTTATGAGTAA
- a CDS encoding helix-turn-helix transcriptional regulator, translating to MENQIKKFRSSAKLSQAELAKRCKVSRQTINAIENDKYDPTLQLAFDIAAVLNTTVDELFTSGTQG from the coding sequence ATGGAAAATCAAATTAAGAAATTCAGAAGTTCAGCTAAGCTATCTCAGGCAGAATTGGCTAAACGCTGCAAGGTATCGAGGCAAACGATCAACGCGATCGAAAACGATAAGTACGACCCAACCTTACAATTAGCGTTCGATATCGCCGCCGTGCTAAATACGACAGTAGATGAGCTTTTCACGAGCGGGACACAAGGGTGA